In a single window of the Desulfovibrio mangrovi genome:
- a CDS encoding iron-containing alcohol dehydrogenase has protein sequence MSGLHTLRKFAAPEVIFGNGARFLLTKYVHNFSLSHCLVVTDKGVRSTGLVDALIAPLHEAGVRTTIFDDISPNPRDGQIRRGTAVFLDSRCDGVVAIGGGSPMDAAKAIGFMATNGADVLSFEGVDKVEAPAPPMICIPTTAGTSADISQFCIVNDTSRHIKIAIVAQAAIPDVALVDPECTYSMPPGLTAATGMDALTHAFEAYVSTVSSPTTDLFALDAVQLVRKHLRQAVEHPDDVEAREGMMRASMHAGYAFSNAILGAVHAMAHSLGGILDAPHGDCNAVLLPYVVRANFITVPERYRELAAAFGMSVKDMSDAVLVEELFNELQMFGRQLGIPEGLSGLNMDKGIIPRLAHTALQDACMLTNPRKFSQGEVEALYEEAW, from the coding sequence ATGAGCGGATTGCATACCTTGCGTAAATTTGCGGCACCGGAGGTCATATTCGGCAACGGGGCCCGCTTTCTGTTGACCAAGTATGTTCATAACTTCAGCCTGAGCCATTGTCTGGTTGTGACCGACAAAGGGGTGCGCTCGACCGGATTGGTTGATGCGCTCATTGCTCCGCTGCATGAGGCAGGTGTTCGGACGACCATTTTTGATGACATTTCACCGAACCCCAGAGACGGCCAGATCCGCAGGGGGACGGCCGTATTTCTCGATTCCCGCTGTGACGGTGTTGTGGCCATCGGGGGCGGCAGCCCCATGGATGCCGCCAAGGCCATCGGTTTTATGGCCACCAACGGTGCGGATGTGCTGTCCTTTGAAGGGGTGGATAAGGTCGAGGCTCCGGCCCCGCCCATGATATGCATTCCGACCACGGCGGGTACCAGCGCCGATATTTCGCAATTCTGCATCGTCAACGATACAAGTCGCCATATCAAGATTGCCATTGTGGCGCAGGCCGCCATTCCGGATGTGGCGCTGGTCGATCCCGAATGCACCTACAGCATGCCCCCAGGGCTGACTGCCGCAACCGGCATGGATGCCCTTACCCACGCGTTTGAGGCTTATGTCTCAACCGTATCTTCCCCCACGACGGATCTCTTTGCCCTGGATGCGGTGCAGCTTGTACGCAAGCATTTGAGGCAAGCCGTAGAGCACCCTGACGACGTCGAGGCACGTGAGGGGATGATGCGTGCGTCCATGCATGCGGGGTATGCCTTTTCAAATGCCATTCTGGGGGCGGTGCACGCCATGGCCCATAGCCTTGGCGGCATTCTCGACGCGCCGCATGGCGATTGTAATGCCGTTCTGCTGCCTTACGTGGTGCGGGCGAATTTCATTACCGTACCGGAACGTTATCGGGAGCTCGCCGCTGCGTTCGGCATGTCTGTAAAGGATATGTCTGATGCAGTGCTTGTAGAGGAATTATTCAACGAGTTACAGATGTTTGGCAGGCAGCTTGGCATACCGGAAGGGCTGAGCGGTTTAAATATGGACAAGGGGATTATTCCGAGGCTTGCGCATACTGCCTTGCAGGATGCCTGTATGCTCACGAATCCGCGCAAGTTTAGTCAGGGAGAGGTTGAGGCGTTGTATGAAGAGGCGTGGTAA
- a CDS encoding LysR substrate-binding domain-containing protein, which produces MELRHLHYFIAVAEELHFGNAAKRLHMSQPPLSQQVRQLEEELGVSLFSRTSRSVALTPEGAAFLEDARDILQRTELAVKRVQAVANGEEGLLRVGFMGYALMTGYPQAIREFRQRYPKVRLELWEFSTAHQLRMIAADELDVGLISCVRGVPMKLDSLLFRKEPFMLCIPEGHPLAELEAVPLARLAGVPLILFPRKAHPMLYDALIASFRNAGVVAEVVQSVARIETGKALVAAGLGCSIHPASVSAAMRPGVVYRPLIGDMPSPELRVVWKKDNLSAALSLFLEEVRLYRDEV; this is translated from the coding sequence ATGGAACTCAGACATCTTCACTATTTTATCGCTGTGGCAGAGGAACTGCATTTCGGCAACGCGGCCAAGCGCCTGCATATGTCGCAGCCGCCGCTCAGTCAGCAGGTGCGCCAGCTTGAAGAGGAGTTGGGCGTTTCGTTGTTCAGCAGGACAAGCCGGAGCGTGGCCCTGACGCCGGAGGGGGCTGCTTTTCTTGAAGACGCCCGTGATATTCTGCAGCGCACGGAGCTTGCGGTGAAGCGGGTTCAGGCTGTGGCCAACGGGGAGGAGGGGCTGTTGCGGGTCGGCTTCATGGGGTATGCGCTCATGACCGGATACCCGCAGGCCATTCGGGAGTTCAGGCAACGGTACCCCAAGGTCCGTCTGGAGCTTTGGGAGTTTTCCACGGCGCATCAGCTCAGGATGATTGCGGCGGATGAGTTGGATGTGGGGCTCATAAGCTGTGTACGCGGGGTTCCCATGAAGCTGGACAGTCTGCTGTTCCGCAAGGAGCCATTCATGCTGTGCATTCCGGAAGGGCACCCGCTTGCCGAACTGGAAGCAGTGCCGCTTGCAAGGCTGGCCGGAGTGCCGCTTATCCTCTTTCCGCGCAAGGCGCACCCCATGCTTTACGATGCGTTGATTGCCAGCTTTCGCAATGCCGGTGTAGTGGCCGAGGTGGTGCAGAGCGTTGCCCGTATAGAAACCGGCAAGGCGCTGGTGGCTGCAGGGTTGGGGTGCTCCATTCATCCGGCTTCCGTCAGCGCCGCAATGAGGCCCGGGGTGGTGTACCGTCCGCTCATAGGCGACATGCCCAGCCCGGAGTTGCGCGTTGTGTGGAAGAAGGACAACCTGAGCGCTGCGCTCAGCCTGTTTCTTGAAGAAGTGCGCCTGTATAGGGACGAGGTGTGA